The following proteins are encoded in a genomic region of Salvelinus namaycush isolate Seneca unplaced genomic scaffold, SaNama_1.0 Scaffold65, whole genome shotgun sequence:
- the LOC120042303 gene encoding trichohyalin-like: MREREEAGRRKEGHKNILGEIEGQNELEIEQEREMEDKHEVIKEAEEEYREREERAKEVSMKKHVVVNVKAKAREVFNRRKERRLEVLKGEREHIERGQQIRREKEERRLEMERKQERARQQEEQDKKQEIEIARQKEMFRLREEERQREEEREEERKRAVKGHLALIREREIIEANRREEMVEEERREFLEKHKRGDLEEEEEKEEDKEDILPPDKSIRRRAVGWINKKWEKRNLKKIERTYQREAEEGYKIVHIAIPGHTRLTATMTRAEREREKRKELLKAEKRRKKMEDFNKQWREQSLLKKQTHQKLKEERGKMKGHYLEQMNLEADAQINTRCLTTQHSHDYLETTQPTGSGDGHQERPRRQQAWAEIQEGSSENQQEWPENQQGGPDSQQLEAPEEAETSEPTSKNKKRPGIWKRIKMSIPDVLSA, translated from the exons atgagagagagggaggaagcaggaagaagaaaggaggggcataaaaatattttgggggaaatTGAGGGACAGAATGAACTGgagatagaacaggagagagagatggaagacaaGCATGAAGTGATTAAGGAAGCAGAGGAAGAgtacagggaaagagaagagagagcaaaGGAAGTAAGCATGAAGAAACATGTAGTAGTTAATGTTAAAGCAAAAGCACGGGAAGTCTTCAATAGACGTAAAGAGAGAAGGTTAGAAGTGTTGAAGGGGGAACGAGAACACATAGAAAGAGGACAACAaatcaggagggagaaggaggaaagacggctggagatggaaagaaaacaggagagggcAAGACAACAAGAGGAGCAGGATAAAAAACAAGAGATTGAAATTGCTAGACAGAAAGAAATGTTCAGactaagagaggaggagaggcagagagaggaagagagagaggaggagagaaagagagccgtTAAAGGCCATTTAGctttaatcagagagagagagataatagaggcaaacagaagagaggagatggtggaagaggaaagaagggAATTCCTTGAAAAGCACAAGAGAGGTgacttagaggaggaggaggaaaaggaagaaGACAAGGAGGACATTCTCCCACCTGATAAAAGTATCCGAAGGAGAGCTGTGGGCTGGAtaaataagaagtgggagaagagGAACCTCAAGAAGATCGAGAGAACCTATCAGAGAGAAGCTGAGGAGGGCTATAAGATCGTCCACATAG CCATCCCTGGACACACAAGGCTAACAGCCACCATGAcacgggcagagagagagagggagaagaggaaggagctgctgaaggctgagaagagaaggaagaagatGGAGGATTTTAATAAGCAGTGGAGAGAGCAGTCCCTGCTTAAAAAACAAACTCATCAGaaactgaaggaggagagggggaagatgaAGGGACATTACCTGGAGCAGATGAATCTGGAGGCTGATGCTCAAATCAACACCCGTTGTCTAACCACCCAACACAGCCACGATTATCTGGAGACAACACAGCCCACTGGATCTGGAGATGGCCACCAGGAAAGGCCAAGGAGGCAACAGGCATGGGCAGAGATCCAGGAGGGGAGTTCAGAGAACCAGCAGGAGTGGCCAGAGAACCAACAGGGGGGGCCAGACAGCCAGCAGCTAGAAGCTCCAGAAGAGGCTGAAACATCAGAGCCAACCTCCAAGAACAAGAAAAGGCCAGGCATCTGGAAGAGAATTAAGATGAG cattcctgacgtgctgtctgcctag
- the LOC120042304 gene encoding capping protein inhibiting regulator of actin dynamics-like, with protein sequence MDTSSSSGRSPSPTGTVFLPPPIMWNSLYKQAEMEVQFLREEKKTCTEKEAHMLELRGKDRTIRNQKKEMDRLQVCLWEEEKKKRNGGTEKDKMIEQLQSETDHLRALLKDERRRRRVERGIMKEWKAEILRLREAESHREVERQREAERSSETERSREAERATEWENQRQMLEINRLKQLLELLMVDLQLAHVRHVIVIIKRQCIFTRLKMNGSSMLTQC encoded by the exons ATGgacacctcttcttcttctggacGATCTCCGTCTCCTACTGGGACTGTCTTCTTACCCCCTCCTATCATGTGGAACAGTCT CTACAAGCAGGCAGAGATGGAGGTTCAGTTCctgagggaagagaagaagacCTGTACAGAGAAGGAAGCCCACATGCTTGAGTTGAGGGGGAAGGATCGAACGATCCGAAATCAGAAGAAGGAGATGGACAGACTTCAAGTGTGCCTCTGGGAGGaggaaaagaagaagaggaatgGTGGAACGGAGAAGGACAAGATGATTGAACAATTACAGTCTGAGACAGACCATCTCAGAGCCCTTTTgaaagatgaaaggaggagaagaagagtagaaaggggtattatgaaagagtggaaggctgagatcctgagactgagggaggcagagagccacagggaggtagagagacagagagaagcagagagaagcagcgagacagagagaagcagagaggcagagagagccacagaatGGGAGAACCAGAGACAAATGCTGGAGATCAACAGACTCAAACAACTGCTGGAGCTGCTGATGGTGGACCTACAACTGGCCCACGTAAGACatgtcattgttattattaaaaggCAGTGTATATTCACCCGGCTGAAAATGAATGGCAGCAGTATGCTAACCCAATGTTAA